The region CCAGCATCTACCAGATCAACTACGCCCGCTGCATCTTCTGTGGGCTGTGCATCGAGGCCTGCCCGACCAGGTCGCTCACCATGAGCAACGAGTACGAGCTGGCCCGGGACAACCGGCAGGACCTGATCTTCACCAAGGAGCAGTTGCTCGCTCCGTTGCTCGAGGGCATGGAGCAGCCACCGCACCCGATGCGGCTGGGTGACAGCGAGAAGGACTACTACGTCGGCGCGCTGGACAACCCGGGCACCTCCGCCGGTGCCGAGACGTCCCCGATGGGCCCCGGCCGCTACCAGGTCGAGGAGCACCCCGGCGTGACGTTCCCGGGCGCCGAGCAGGCCGCCCAGCGCGCGGCGGCCGGCAAGGGAGAGAAGGCATGACCACGTCTACGGTGCTCGCCGCGGCGGGTTCGGTCTCCGGCGGCGAGGCGGTCACCTTCTGGATCCTCGCCCCGCTCGCGCTTCTCGGCGGGATCGGCATGGTGGCCGCGCGCAACGCCGTGCACTCGGCGCTGTGGCTGGTGCTGACCATGCTCTGCCTGGGCGTGTTCTACGTGCTCCAGGCCGGGCCGTTCATCGGCATGGTGCAGATCATCGTCTACACCGGCGCGATCATGATGTTGTTCCTGTTCGTGCTGATGCTGGTCGGTCGGGACTCCACCGACTCGCTGATCGAGACGCTGCGCGGCCAGCGGGTCGCCGCGATCGTGCTCGGCGTGGGCTTCGCCGGCCTGGTCGGCACCGGCGTCTACCAGGCGCTGGACCGGACCACGGCGGTCGGCCTGGAGCAGGTCAACGCCGAGGGCAACGTGCAGGGCATCGCCCGGCTGCTGTTCACCAAGTACGTGTTCGCGTTCGAGCTGACCTCGGCGCTGCTGATCACCGCGGCGGTCGGCGCCATGGTGCTGGCCCACGTCGAGCGGCGTAAGCAGGACAAGGTCGACCAGGTGTCGACAATGCGCTCGCGCTTCGCCCCGGGCAACTACCCCGGTCCGAAGCCCGGCCCCGGTGTCTTCGCGACCTCCTCCTCGGTGGCCACCCCGGCCCGGCTGCCGGACGGCCGCCTGACCGACCGCAGCACCCCGGCGATCCTTCCGCAGCGCGAGCTGACCGCCGAGGAGACCTCCCTGAAGGGGACGGACAAGTAATGGATTCGTTCTTCTCGGTCGAGCCGAACTACTACCTCGTCCTCGCCGCGGTGCTGTTCACCATCGGCGCCGCCGGGGTGCTGATCCGGCGCAACGCGATCGTGCTGTTCATGTGCGTGGAGCTGATGCTCAACGCGGCCAACCTGACGCTGGTCACCTTCAGCCGGATCAACGGTGACCTCAACGGCCAGATCATGGCGTTCTTCGTGATGGTGGTGGCGGCGGCCGAGGTCGTGGTCGGGCTCGCGATCATCATGGCCATCTTCCGGACGCGACGCTCGGCGAGCGTCGACGACGCCAACCTGCTGAAGTACTGAGGGGTCCACCGGTGGAAGAGACTGTGGAATACGCCCAGGCCACGGGGCTGCTCGGGGGCGTCTGGCTGCTGGTGGCGATCCCGCTGCTGAGCGCGGCCGTCCTGCTGCTGCTCGGCCGGCGGGCCGACCGCTGGGGGCACTGGTTGGGTGTGGCGGCCATCGGTGCCGCGTTCGTGCTCGGCCTGTCCTTCTTCTTCCAGCTGCGTGGCCTGGAGAACAAGTCGGTCGAGCTGAGCCTCTGGGACTTCATCGCGGTCGGTGACCTGCGCGTCGACTTCGGCCTGCTGTTCGACCCGCTGGCTGCGGTCTTCGTGCTGCTGATCACCGGGGTGGGCTTCCTGATCCACCTGTACGCGGTGGAGTACATGGCGCACGACGCGGGTCGTCGCCGGTTCTTCGCGTACTTCAACCTGTTCGTCGCGGCGATGCTGCTGCTGGTGCTCGGCAACAACTACGTGATGCTGTACTTCGGCTGGGAGGGCGTCGGTCTGGCGTCGTACCTGCTGATCTCCTTCTGGACCGAGCGGCCGAGCGCGGCCACCGCCGGTAAGAAGGCGTTCCTGATGAACCGGGTCGGCGACGCCGGCCTGGCCATCGGCATCTTCATCATGTTCGCCACAGTGGGCACCACCCAGTACGACGAGGTGTTCAACGGTGTCGGCTCGCTGACCGGCGCGACGGTGCTGGTCCTCGGTCTGTTGCTGCTGCTCGGCGCGGCCGGCAAGTCCGGCCAGTTCCCGCTGCAGGCCTGGTTGCCGGACGCCATGGAGGGTCCGACCCCGGTGTCGGCGCTCATCCACGCGGCCACCATGGTCACCGCGGGCGTCTACCTGATCGCCCGGTCCAACCCGATCTTCTCCGCGAACTCGACGCTGCAGGTCGTGGTGGTCAGTGTCGGCGCGCTCACCCTGCTGATCGGCTGCGTCATCGGTGCGGCCAAGGACGACATCAAGCGGGTGCTCGCCTGGTCGACGGTGAGCCAGATCGGTTACATGTTCGTCGGCGTCGGACTGGGCGGTGGCGCGTACGCGCTGGCGATCATCCACCTGCTGGCGCACGGCTTCTTCAAGGCCAACATGTTCCTGGGTGCCGGCTCGGTGATGCACGGCATGAAGGACCAGGTCGACATCCGTCGCTTCGGTGGCCTCTCGAAGCACATGAAGATCACCTGGCTGACCTTCATGATGGGCTGGCTGGCCATCATCGGCCTCCCGCCGCTCTCCGGCTACTTCTCCAAGGAACCGATCATCGCGAGCGCCTTCGAGCGGGAGGACTGGACCGCCTGGCTCTTCGGCGGTGCGGCGCTGCTCGGCGCCGGGCTGACCGCGTTCTACATGACGCGACTGTTCGTGCTCACGTTCCACGGCCCGAAGCGGTGGACCGAGGACATCGAGCACCCGCACGAGTCGCCGAAGCTGATGACCATCCCGCTGATCCTGCTGGCTGCCGGTTCGGTGGTGGCCGGTGGGCTGATGGCCTGGAACGACGGCGTCGCCTCCTGGCTGTCGCCGGTGCTCGGCGAGGAAGCCGCCGGTGAGGCCCACGGCGTGCTCTCCCACACGGTGATCACGATCCTGTCGCTGCTGGTCACCGTGCTCGGCGCCGGCCTGGCCTGGTTCCTGTTCCGGGCCGGTACGGCCACCGCGCCGCAGCCGGCCGGTGTGCTGGTCACCGCCGCCCGACGCAACCTCTACACCGATGCGTTCAACGAGGCGGTCTTCGAGAAGCCGGGCATCTTCCTCACCCGGGCGCTGGTGTACCTCGACAACCGGGGCGTCGACGGGCTGGTCAACGGGCTCGCCGCCGCCGTCGGGGGTGGCTCGGCTCGGCTCCGGCGGATGCAGACCGGCTTCGTCCGCTCGTACGCCACCTCGATCCTGGCCGGTGCGCTGCTGGTGATGGCGGCGTTCCTGGCGGTGCAGGCGGGGTGGTTGGCGTGATCGACCTCTTTCCGGCCGCCCCCGCCGGCGGACCACGCAGTGACGACGGAGGTAAGGCCGCATAATGTCCAACTTCCCGTTCCTCTCGGTGCTCACCGTGGCGCCACTGGTGGGCGCCCTGGTGGTGGCCTTCCTGCCGCGCCACCGGCCGGAGCTGGCCAAGCAGGTGGCGTTCGCCTGGTCGCTGCTCGTGCTGGTGCTCTCGGTGGTGATGTGGGTCAGCTTCAAGACCGGCGGTGACCGGTTCCAGTTCCGCGAGTCGTACTCGTGGATCCCGAACTGGGGAGTCAGCTTCACCTTCGCCGCCGACGGCATCGCGCTGGTGATGCTGATGCTGATCGCGGTACTGGTGCCGCTGGTGATCCTGGCGTCCTGGCACGACGCCGAGTCGTCGAAGCGGTCGGTGCCGGTCTACTTCGCGCTGCTGCTGGTCCTCGAGTGCACGATGATCGGCGTCTTCGCGGCCGCCGACGTCTTCCTGTTCTACGTGTTCTTCGAGGTCATGCTGGTCCCGATGTACTTCCTCATCGGCAGCTACGGCGGCCACCAGCGGCAGTACGCGGCGGTGAAGTTCTTCCTCTACTCGCTCGTCGGCGGTCTGTTCATGCTGGCCGCGGTGATCGGCCTCTGGGTGGTCGGCGGGAAGACCTTCGACTGGCAGGCGCTGTCGCAGGTCGACATCAGCACCGGCACCGAGCGGTGGCTGTTCCTCGGCTTCTTCCTCGCCTTCGCCATCAAGGCGCCGTTCTTCCCGTTCCACACCTGGCTGCCGGACGCCGGTGGTGCGGCCCCGGCGGGCGCGGCGGCGCTGCTCGTCGGCGTGCTGGACAAGGTCGGCACGTTCGGCATCCTGCGTTACTGCCTGCCGCTGTTCCCCGAGGCGTCGAAGTGGTTCGCACCGTGGGCGCTGGCCCTGGGCGTGATCGGCATCGTCTACGCCGCGCTGCTGGCGGTCGGTCAGAACGACCTCAAGCGACTGGTGTCGTACACCTCGATCGCGCACTTCGGTTTCATCGGGGTGGGCATCTTCGCCTTCACCACCCAGGCCGGCACCGGCGCGGTGCTCTACATGCTCAACCACGGGCTGGCCACCGGCCTGCTCTTCCTCGTGGTGGGCATGCTGATCTCCCGGCGTGGCTCGGCGCTCATCAGTGACTTCGGTGGTGCCGGAAAGCTGGTCCCGGTGCTCGCCGGGGTGCTCTTCTTCGCCGGTCTCGCCTCGCTCGCGCTACCGGGTACGGCACCGTTCATCTCCGAGTTCCTGGTGCTGATCGGCACCTTCACGGTGAACAAGCCGGTCGCGATCATCGCCACGCTCGGCATCATCCTGGCCGCCGCGTACGTGCTGTGGATGGTGCAGCGCACCACCCAGGGCACCCTCAACCCGGCCTTGACCGAGGTCGACGGGATGCGGCGGGATCTCAACCTGCGCGAGAAGGTCGTGGTCGCCCCGCTGATCGCTCTGATCGTGCTGCTCGGCTTCTTCCCCAAGCCGGTCACTGACGTGATCAACCCGGCCGTCCAGGCGACCATGGACGACATCGGCAGAACCGACCCGGCCCCGTCGGTGGGCACTGTCCAGGAGGCGGCAAAGTGACCGAGTTGAAACTGCCGTCGATCGACTACGCGGCGATCGCTCCGATCCTGATCATGCTGGGCGTCGCGTTGCTCGGCGTGCTCGCCGAGGCCCTCGTGCCTCGGCGCTGGCGGCACGTGGTGCAGTTGACGCTGGCGCTGCTCGCGGTGCTCGCGGCGCTGACCATGGTGGTGCTCAGCGCCGACGAGCGGATCATCACCGCAGGCGGGGCCCTCGCCATCGACGGGCCGACACTGTTTCTCCAGGGCGCGATCCTGGTGCTGGCCGCGATGGCGCTGCTGCTGATCGGTGACCGCTCGGTCGAGCGGGGCGGGGCGTTCGTCGCCCAGGCCGCGGTGACCGCCGAGTCGGCCGACGACCGGCGGCAGGCCGAGGGGCGTAACGGCCTCACCGAGGTCTACCCGCTCACCACGTTCGCGATCGGCGGCATGCTGATCTTCGTGGCGGCGAACGACCTGCTGACCATGTTCATCGCGCTGGAGGTCTTCTCCCTGCCGCTCTACCTGCTCTGCGCGCTGGCACGTCGCCGGCGTCTGCTGAGCCAGGAGGCGGCGATGAAGTACTTCCTGCTCGGCGCGTACGCCTCCGCGTTCTTCCTGTTCGGGGTGGCGCTGATCTACGGCTTCACGTCCGGCATCCCGGATCGGCCGGCCGGCGTCGACTTCGCCACCATCGACGCGGCGGTGGGCGAATCCCCGGCCAGCCCGGTGCTGCTCTTCGCCGGCATGGCGCTGCTCGCGATCGGCCTGCTCTTCAAGGCCGCGGCGGCACCGTTCCACGTCTGGACCCCGGACGTCTACCAGGGTGCGCCGACCCCGGTCACCGGCTTCATGGCGGCCTGCACCAAGGTCGCCGCGTTCGGTGCCCTGCTGCGCGTCTTCCACGTCGCGTTCGCCGACGCCAGCTGGGACTACACCCCGATCCTCGGCGCGGTGGCGGTGCTGACCATGCTGGTCGGTGCGGTGCTCGCGGTCACCCAGACCGACATCAAGAGGCTGCTCGCGTACTCCTCGATCGCCAACGCCGGCTACCTGCTGGTCGGTGTGCTGGCACCGAGCCGCGACGGACTCGCCGGCACGATGTTCTACCTGGTCGCGTACGGATTCTCGGTGCTCGCCGCGTTCGCGGTGGTGACGCTGGTGCGGGACGCCGACGGGGAGGCCACCCACCTGTCCCGCTGGGCCGGGCTGGGACGGCGGTCGCCGTTCTTCGCCGCAGTGTTCACGTTCATCCTGCTGGCCTTCGCGGGTATCCCGCTGACCAGTGGCTTCATGAGCAAGTTCGCGATCTTCGGGCCGGCCCTGGAGGAGGGGCAGGCCTGGCTGGTGATCGCCGGCGTGCTGACCAGCATGGTGCTGGCCTTCCCGTACCTGCGGGTCGTGGTGATGATGTGGCTCTCCGAGCCGGGCGAGTCCACCCCGACGGTCACCGTGCCCGGTGGGCTCACCTCCGCCGCGCTGATGATCGGCGTGCTGGCCACCCTGGTGCTGGGCGTCGCCCCGGCCCCACTGCTCGACCTGGCAGCCGGAGCCGCCGAATTCGTTCGATGACAGAAGGATCGATTACCGGGGGCCGGCGCGTGTTCACGTGCCGGCCTCCGGTGCGTATCCCCGACCCGGAGCAGGTCGAACGGGTGTGGCATGGTTGATAGCGTGGTGAATCCGGCGGGTGAGCGTTCAGGTGCCTCCGGCTCCGGCGGTCGGCGGGGTCGCGCGAGCACGAGTCAGTTCGGCGCGATCGGGCTCAACGTTGCCGATCCGCGGGTCGAGGCGTCCGTGCTGGCTGTGCTGGACACGGTCGAGGTCGAGTTGCGGGCCAGCGTGGCCAGCGCCGACCCGTTCGTCACCGAGGCCGCCCGGCACCTCCTCGAGGCCGGCGGGAAGCGTTTCCGGCCGCTTCTGGTGGCGCTCGGCGCCCAGTTCGGTGACCCGACCGGCCCGCAGGTGGTCCCGGCCGCCGTGGTGATGGAGCTCACTCATCTCGCCACCCTCTACCACGACGACGTGATGGACGAGGCCGTCGTCCGACGGGGCGCGGCGAGCGCGAACTCCCGCTGGACCAACTCGCTCGCCATCCTGGTCGGCGACTACCTCTTCGCCCGCGCGGCGGACATCGCCGCCGACCTGGGTCCCGAGGCGGTCCGGTTGCAGGCGCGCACCTTCGCCCGGCTGGTGCACGGCCAGATCGCGGAGACCGTGGGGCCGCGCGCCGAGGACGACCCGGTGACCCACTACCTGAACGTGATCGCCGACAAGACCGGCTCGCTGATCGCCACGTCGATCCGGTTCGGCGGCATGTTCGGTGGCGCCGCCCCGGAGCACGTGGAGGCCCTCGCCGGGTACGGCGAGACGATCGGTGTCGCCTTCCAGCTCACCGATGACCTCCTCGACATCGCCTCCGAGTCGGTGCAGTCGGGCAAGACGCCCGGCACGGACCTGCGCGAAGGTGTCCCGACGCTGCCGGTGCTGTACGCCCGGGAGTCGGACGACTCGGACGCATCCTCGGTGCGTCTGCGGGAGATCCTGGCGACCGGTCCGCTGACCGACGACGCGCTGCACGCCGAGGCGTTGGGGCTGCTCCGGGAGAGCCCGGCGCTCAAGCGCGCCCGGGAGACCGTGCGGAGTTACGCCGAGGACGCCCGTGCGCGCCTGGCCCCCCTTCCGGAGGGCCCGTCGCGGCACGCGCTCGAATCGCTCTGCGACTACATCGCCGACCGCACCAGCTGATCGTCGTTCCGACGCGCGGCAGCAGCGGCGCGGCTCAGTAGACGGCCACCGCCGAGCATGAGGACGGCCGCCAGCAGCATGGACACCGCCGCGGTGGTCCACATGGCCGGGTAGCCGAGGTGGGCGGCGAGGGGGCCCAGGCTCAGCGGGCCGAGACAGCCGCCCGCGTACACCCCGGTCTGGGTGATCGAGGTGGCGGCGGCCGGTGACTGCGGATGGAGTCGGACCACCGCGAAGGTCATCAGGCCGGGCCACGCCCAACCCAGGCCGAAGCCGAGCACCACGCCGAGCACCAGCGGCACCGGGCCGGTCAGCGCGAGCAGGCCCAGCCCGACCGCGCCGACGACCAGCATCGCGGCGATGAGGGCGACGTGGCCGCTGGCGCGGCGATCGGCCAACCAGCCGGCGCCCACCCGGGCCGCGACGCAGACCGCGCTGCCCAGCGTCAGGGTCAGGCCGGCCAGGCCCGGCGACATGCCCCGGGCCGCGGCGGAGTCCACCAGGAAGGTGCCCAGGGCGTTCGCTGCCACCGCTGCCAACGTCGCCGCCGCTCCGACCACCACAAGCGCCGCCGTCGCCCGGCCGGCGCGCGTCGCACCGGCCCGGCGCGGCGGGCCGGGCACCTCCCGGGGTACGGCGGGCAGCGTCGTCATCGCGGCCACCGCTGCCGCCACGAACGCCCACCGCCAGCCGACGGTGAGCGCGATGGCCGGCACCGCCGCGCCGGCCAGCAGGGTGGAGATCGGGATGGCGGCCTGCTTGACACCGAACGACAGCCCCTGCCGTCGGGCCGGCACGTGTTGGGCCAGTGCGGTGTTGCTCGCCAACTGGCCGAGGGCGTTCGCGGCGGCGCTGAGTGCCAGCAACCCGACCAGCACCGGGTACGAGCGGGCGAGAGCCGCCACGGCCAGCATCGACCCGGCGGCCAGCACGATGCCGCAGCGGGCCACCCGGGTCGGGCCGTACCGCTCGACCAGTCGGCCGGAGGGCACCGAGGCCAGCGCGCTGACGCCGAAGTAGACGGCTACGGCCAGGCCGAGGCCGGCCGGGGAGAAGCCGAGGTCGGTGCCCATCTGCACGGCGAGACCACCGAGCAGGAACACGGGGAGTACGCAGGCCACGGTGGTGGCGACGGCACCGGCGCTGGCCCTGATCGGGTGGGATCGGGCGGCGTCCGGCTCGGGGGTGATGGCGGTGTTGGTCATCGTCCGGCAAACCTACGTGAATCCTCCTCAGGCCACTCGCCGTGACGGTCGGGCCACGAGCTGTGGATGGTGATCTGGCATCCTCGACCCGAACAGGCATTTCGCACCGGGCCTGTTTTTCATATGGTGTAAGTCCCCGGCGGCGGAGGTGGTTGTGCGCGACCCCTTGGCAGAACCTTCGGACCTGATCCGCAGCGTGTCCCGAGCGCTGCGGGTGCTGGAGTCGGTCGGTCGCGCCCCGAAAGGCCTGACCGTCAAACAGATCGCCCGGCGGTGCGAGCTGACCGTGGCCACGACCTACCACCTGGTCCGCACACTCGCGTACGAGGGCTACGTGATCCGTCGCGAGGACGGCACGTACATCGTGGGGTTGGAGGTGGCCGACCGCTACCGGGAGTTGGTGACCGCCTTCCGAGGCCCGCCAGCGGTCGGTGAGACCCTGCGGCGGGCCGCCCTGGACACCGGCTACAGCCACTACCTCGGTCGCTTCGTCGGCGGTCAGGTTGCCCTCACGGCGGTCGCCGAGGGGCACCGCTCGCCGTACCTGGAGGATCTGGTCCCCGGCTTCGACGAGGGCGCTCACGCGACAGCTCTCGGTAAGGCGCTGCTCGCCACTCTGAGCGTCGACCAGCGCCACCGCTACCTGCGGGAGTACGGCATGCGCCCGTTCACCACCGCCACGCTGACCACCACCGAGACGTTCGAGGCCGACCTGGCCGCCGGTGACCGGCGTGGCATGCAGTTGGAGATGGGGCAGTTCCGCCAGGGGGTGGCCTGCGCGGCGGTGCTCGTCGCGCCGGACAAGGACATGGAACGCCGCGTCGTGCTGGCCTGTGCGTTGCCGGCCAGCGAGATGATGACCTCTGCCCGGGTGGTCCGCGCCAAGCTGCTCACGGTGGCCCGCAGCGTCGCCGACGGCATCGCGTCCGACAACTGACCGCAGCAACGCCGGAGGCCCTCTCCCGGGCTGGGAGAGGGCCTCTGCGGGCGGTCCAGCCCCGGACCGCCTGAGCAACGTCGACGGCCGGCCGGCCGCGGGTGTGAGGTCAGCTGCCGACCGGGCCACCGTCGAGGCGCCAGGTGACCACCACGCCCGGCTTGGCGTAGTCGCCGTCCGGCCAGTTCGAGGCCGGGTTCTCCACCGAGGCGCCGGTGATCTCGCCCGGGTGCTGCACGGCGACGAACACCGAGCGGTTGTCACCGGTGATGAACGGACCGCAGGTCTCCGCGCCGAGCGGCACGGTCAGGAACTGCTTCAGGTGACCTCGCTCCGGGCCCTCCACGGCGGTGGCGAACAGGCCGTCGTTACTGCCCAACGCGTTGCCGTCGGTGGAGATCCACAGGTTGCCGGTGGCGTCGAAGGCGACGTTGTCCGGGCAGGAGATCGGAGAGACCTTGGTCTTGTCGTACCCGGCGAAGAACGTCGACGCGTCGGTCGGGTCGCCACACACGATCGGCAGCGACCAGGCGAAGGTCTCCGAGGTGTTGTCGTTGCGGTCCTCGACCAGCTCCAGGATCTGCCCGTGCTTGTTGGCGTTGCGCGGGTTCGCCTCGTCCGGCTTCGGGTTGCTGCCGACCCCACGGTTGGTGTTGTTGGTCAGCGCCACGTACACCTTGCCGGTGAGCAGGCTCGGCTCGACGTCCTCGGGGCGGTCCATCTTGGTCGCACCGACCTTGTCACCGGCGAGCCGGGTGAAGGTGAGCACGTCCGCGGCGGTCATCCCGTCGACGAACGACCGGTTGCCGCTGACCAGCTTGATCCAGCGACCCCGGCCGTTGAAGGCGCCGTCGGTGGGCAGCTTGCCCGAGCCGTCGATCTCGGCCGCGCTGGTCTGGTCGAGCTGCGCCACGTAGAGCGTGCCGGACTCCAGCAGGGTCAGGTTGTGCTTGCGGGCAGCCCAGGAGTTGCCCTTCATGAACTTCTGGTCGGAGACGAACTTGTAGAGGTAGTCGAACCGCTCGTCGTCACCCATGTAGGCGACCACGTGGCCGTCCTTGGCCACGATCACGTTCGCGCCCTCGTGCTTGAACCGGCCCATCGCGGTGTGCTTGCGCGGGCGGCTCTCCGGGTCGAACGGGTCGATCTCGACGATCCAGCCGAACCGGTGCGCCTCGTTGGGGTGCTTGGCCAGGTCGAAGCGCTCGTCGGCGCGCTCCCACTTGCGGCTGCCGCTGGGGTAGCGGCTGGCGGTGCTGATGCCGTAGCGGTCCAGCTTCGGCTTCAGTTCGGCCGGGGCGGCGTCAGCGCCGACGAAGTACTGGTTGAAGTTCTCCTCGCCGGAAAGCACCGTGCCCCACGGGGTCACGCCGCCGGCGCAGTTGTTCAGGGTGCCGACGACCGTACGACCCCTGGGGTCGGCGGCGGTCTTCAGCCACGCCGAGCCGGCGGCCGGGCCGGTCAGGTCGAACTTGGTGCTCAGCGCGGTGACCCGCCGGTTGTACGCCCGGGGGCCCTTGCCGACCGGCTTCCACTGCCCGGTGCCCGCGACCCGTTCCAACTCCACCACTGACATGCCGTGCGCGGCCATGGCGGTGCGCAACTGCTCCACGGACAGCCCGTCCAGGCCGGGGAAGCCCGGGAACATCAGGTCCTCGTTGGTGTACTCGTGGTTGACCACGAGCAGCGCCCGCTTGCCCTGCTTGTCCAGCGGCAGCACGCCCACGAAGTCGTTGTTGTAACCGAACTGCTTGGACTGCGCGGCGGCGGTCTGGTGGTGCACGTTGAACTCGGGCGCGCCCGGCAGCACCGGGTCACCCCACTTGATCACCACGGCGTGGTCGTAGCCGTTCGGCACGACCAGGGTGTCCAGCTTGTTCGGCGGGATCGGCTTGAAGGTCAGCGCACCGTTGCCGACACCGGTGCTGGGACGGCCGAAGCCGAAGGCCTCCGGGACGTCCGGGGTGGTGGGGGCGGCCATGGCGGGCGCCGCGCCGGCGAGCGCACCCGCCGCCGCGCCGCCGAACCCGAGGACCAGGGCGCCGACAGCGCCGGCCCGGACCACGCCGCGGCGCGAGACCTCCGCGTTCACCACGTCTCCGAAGTACGCGTTGTCGGACGTGTTCGGGACCGGGTGGTCGCACGCGTTTCCGCAGCGGTACAGACAGGTCATGGCGTCACGGGTGCCATGGCGGTTGCCGGTCAACAGGGGGAGCAGCCGGGGGCGGTCGCTCATGGGGGAAGCCTCCAGGGAATCGGTGGCACGACAGGCGGCGTACCCGCCGGACGCTAGGAGGGCGTGGTGAGCGCTCGTCGGCTGCGATGTGA is a window of Micromonospora sp. WMMD961 DNA encoding:
- the nuoK gene encoding NADH-quinone oxidoreductase subunit NuoK, coding for MDSFFSVEPNYYLVLAAVLFTIGAAGVLIRRNAIVLFMCVELMLNAANLTLVTFSRINGDLNGQIMAFFVMVVAAAEVVVGLAIIMAIFRTRRSASVDDANLLKY
- a CDS encoding NADH-quinone oxidoreductase subunit M, whose amino-acid sequence is MSNFPFLSVLTVAPLVGALVVAFLPRHRPELAKQVAFAWSLLVLVLSVVMWVSFKTGGDRFQFRESYSWIPNWGVSFTFAADGIALVMLMLIAVLVPLVILASWHDAESSKRSVPVYFALLLVLECTMIGVFAAADVFLFYVFFEVMLVPMYFLIGSYGGHQRQYAAVKFFLYSLVGGLFMLAAVIGLWVVGGKTFDWQALSQVDISTGTERWLFLGFFLAFAIKAPFFPFHTWLPDAGGAAPAGAAALLVGVLDKVGTFGILRYCLPLFPEASKWFAPWALALGVIGIVYAALLAVGQNDLKRLVSYTSIAHFGFIGVGIFAFTTQAGTGAVLYMLNHGLATGLLFLVVGMLISRRGSALISDFGGAGKLVPVLAGVLFFAGLASLALPGTAPFISEFLVLIGTFTVNKPVAIIATLGIILAAAYVLWMVQRTTQGTLNPALTEVDGMRRDLNLREKVVVAPLIALIVLLGFFPKPVTDVINPAVQATMDDIGRTDPAPSVGTVQEAAK
- the nuoL gene encoding NADH-quinone oxidoreductase subunit L, encoding MEETVEYAQATGLLGGVWLLVAIPLLSAAVLLLLGRRADRWGHWLGVAAIGAAFVLGLSFFFQLRGLENKSVELSLWDFIAVGDLRVDFGLLFDPLAAVFVLLITGVGFLIHLYAVEYMAHDAGRRRFFAYFNLFVAAMLLLVLGNNYVMLYFGWEGVGLASYLLISFWTERPSAATAGKKAFLMNRVGDAGLAIGIFIMFATVGTTQYDEVFNGVGSLTGATVLVLGLLLLLGAAGKSGQFPLQAWLPDAMEGPTPVSALIHAATMVTAGVYLIARSNPIFSANSTLQVVVVSVGALTLLIGCVIGAAKDDIKRVLAWSTVSQIGYMFVGVGLGGGAYALAIIHLLAHGFFKANMFLGAGSVMHGMKDQVDIRRFGGLSKHMKITWLTFMMGWLAIIGLPPLSGYFSKEPIIASAFEREDWTAWLFGGAALLGAGLTAFYMTRLFVLTFHGPKRWTEDIEHPHESPKLMTIPLILLAAGSVVAGGLMAWNDGVASWLSPVLGEEAAGEAHGVLSHTVITILSLLVTVLGAGLAWFLFRAGTATAPQPAGVLVTAARRNLYTDAFNEAVFEKPGIFLTRALVYLDNRGVDGLVNGLAAAVGGGSARLRRMQTGFVRSYATSILAGALLVMAAFLAVQAGWLA
- a CDS encoding MFS transporter, whose translation is MTNTAITPEPDAARSHPIRASAGAVATTVACVLPVFLLGGLAVQMGTDLGFSPAGLGLAVAVYFGVSALASVPSGRLVERYGPTRVARCGIVLAAGSMLAVAALARSYPVLVGLLALSAAANALGQLASNTALAQHVPARRQGLSFGVKQAAIPISTLLAGAAVPAIALTVGWRWAFVAAAVAAMTTLPAVPREVPGPPRRAGATRAGRATAALVVVGAAATLAAVAANALGTFLVDSAAARGMSPGLAGLTLTLGSAVCVAARVGAGWLADRRASGHVALIAAMLVVGAVGLGLLALTGPVPLVLGVVLGFGLGWAWPGLMTFAVVRLHPQSPAAATSITQTGVYAGGCLGPLSLGPLAAHLGYPAMWTTAAVSMLLAAVLMLGGGRLLSRAAAAARRNDDQLVRSAM
- the nuoN gene encoding NADH-quinone oxidoreductase subunit NuoN, producing MTELKLPSIDYAAIAPILIMLGVALLGVLAEALVPRRWRHVVQLTLALLAVLAALTMVVLSADERIITAGGALAIDGPTLFLQGAILVLAAMALLLIGDRSVERGGAFVAQAAVTAESADDRRQAEGRNGLTEVYPLTTFAIGGMLIFVAANDLLTMFIALEVFSLPLYLLCALARRRRLLSQEAAMKYFLLGAYASAFFLFGVALIYGFTSGIPDRPAGVDFATIDAAVGESPASPVLLFAGMALLAIGLLFKAAAAPFHVWTPDVYQGAPTPVTGFMAACTKVAAFGALLRVFHVAFADASWDYTPILGAVAVLTMLVGAVLAVTQTDIKRLLAYSSIANAGYLLVGVLAPSRDGLAGTMFYLVAYGFSVLAAFAVVTLVRDADGEATHLSRWAGLGRRSPFFAAVFTFILLAFAGIPLTSGFMSKFAIFGPALEEGQAWLVIAGVLTSMVLAFPYLRVVVMMWLSEPGESTPTVTVPGGLTSAALMIGVLATLVLGVAPAPLLDLAAGAAEFVR
- a CDS encoding NADH-quinone oxidoreductase subunit J, yielding MTTSTVLAAAGSVSGGEAVTFWILAPLALLGGIGMVAARNAVHSALWLVLTMLCLGVFYVLQAGPFIGMVQIIVYTGAIMMLFLFVLMLVGRDSTDSLIETLRGQRVAAIVLGVGFAGLVGTGVYQALDRTTAVGLEQVNAEGNVQGIARLLFTKYVFAFELTSALLITAAVGAMVLAHVERRKQDKVDQVSTMRSRFAPGNYPGPKPGPGVFATSSSVATPARLPDGRLTDRSTPAILPQRELTAEETSLKGTDK
- a CDS encoding polyprenyl synthetase family protein: MVDSVVNPAGERSGASGSGGRRGRASTSQFGAIGLNVADPRVEASVLAVLDTVEVELRASVASADPFVTEAARHLLEAGGKRFRPLLVALGAQFGDPTGPQVVPAAVVMELTHLATLYHDDVMDEAVVRRGAASANSRWTNSLAILVGDYLFARAADIAADLGPEAVRLQARTFARLVHGQIAETVGPRAEDDPVTHYLNVIADKTGSLIATSIRFGGMFGGAAPEHVEALAGYGETIGVAFQLTDDLLDIASESVQSGKTPGTDLREGVPTLPVLYARESDDSDASSVRLREILATGPLTDDALHAEALGLLRESPALKRARETVRSYAEDARARLAPLPEGPSRHALESLCDYIADRTS
- the nuoI gene encoding NADH-quinone oxidoreductase subunit NuoI, with translation MGAITGTFKGFGVTFSHMFRKVVTTDYPFKPPVSAPRYHGRHILNRHPDGLEKCIGCELCAWACPADAIYVEGGDNTDEQRFSPGERYASIYQINYARCIFCGLCIEACPTRSLTMSNEYELARDNRQDLIFTKEQLLAPLLEGMEQPPHPMRLGDSEKDYYVGALDNPGTSAGAETSPMGPGRYQVEEHPGVTFPGAEQAAQRAAAGKGEKA